The DNA region CCCCGCTGAGTCCTGGGTCGTAAACAACCAGGGCGTTTCCCACAGCCGTGCCATTGGGTTCTAGTGTCTGAGAACCAGTAGCAGTGTAACTGGCCACATCAAATATAATAGCACCCATAAAAGCGAATATGGCAACTATTATTAGGATTAGACCTATACCCACGGTTTTTAATAGATTTTTGATCTTCATATTCTTAAGTACCTTTCAATCATTATTTCATATTAATCTTTTAGCATACTGGCCAGACTACGGGCCCATGCCCTTATACCCTCCCAGTCACGGTAATCATGGCGTTTAGTAGTATCCAATCCCTTCTTTTCCAGATCTTTTTTAATAAATCTGTTGGTGAGGTTGTAGACAATTCCGTGTTTGGCATCAGGGTCATAAACGCTTCCAAAGAGTCCAGTAGCTACAGGGGGGTTTATCAGGTTCTTGGCAGCAACTTCATCCAAATATTTCTCCTGTCCTTCTGCCCTGCTCTTCTCCTCATTGGCTGCACCACAGGAGACAAATAAAGCGACTTTTCTGTCAGCCAGTATTTCTTTATTGTTTCGAAGAAATTTAAGCGCTTTTTTTGTCCATTTACCCATTTTTATACCGCTCCCTGCTACCACCAGGTCGTAAGGGGAAACATCACAACTCTTTATTTTCCGGGCATCTACTAAATCAACTTCAATTCCTTCTTCTTTAATAA from Methanobacteriaceae archaeon includes:
- a CDS encoding flavodoxin domain-containing protein, giving the protein MKALVVYGTRYGTAAEIAEEIARVIKEEGIEVDLVDARKIKSCDVSPYDLVVAGSGIKMGKWTKKALKFLRNNKEILADRKVALFVSCGAANEEKSRAEGQEKYLDEVAAKNLINPPVATGLFGSVYDPDAKHGIVYNLTNRFIKKDLEKKGLDTTKRHDYRDWEGIRAWARSLASMLKD